The Caproicibacterium lactatifermentans genome contains a region encoding:
- a CDS encoding helix-turn-helix domain-containing protein: MRISYNKLWKMLIDKNMKKSDLKEKTGISSASIAKLGKGENITTDVLLKICEAMDCHLDDIMETMDD, encoded by the coding sequence ATGCGCATTAGTTACAACAAACTTTGGAAAATGCTGATTGATAAAAATATGAAAAAAAGCGATTTGAAAGAAAAAACGGGAATCAGTTCTGCATCGATTGCAAAATTGGGAAAAGGCGAAAATATCACAACGGATGTTCTTCTAAAGATATGTGAAGCGATGGATTGTCACCTCGACGATATTATGGAAACAATGGATGATTGA
- a CDS encoding DUF2800 domain-containing protein — protein sequence MGKHAILSASSANRWLHCPPSARLCESYDDKGSDYAAEGTDAHALCEYKLRKALGMEATDPTENLSWYNSEMEECATGYAAYVLEQVEAAKQTCADPIVLIEQRVDFSRWVQDGFGTADCIIIADGVLNIVDYKHGKGVEVSAVDNPQMMLYALGALEIFDGIYDINTIRMTIYQPRKSNISVYEMQKSDLLGWADTELTEKAQLAYGGQGEFHCGEWCRFCKAKAECRERAAVNLELAQYEFQSPALLDDDEIADILGRLDALTAWAADVKEYALQQAVSGTSFPGWKLVEGRSNRRYTNETAVASAVESIGIDPYEHKVLGVTAMQKRLGKSRFEELLAPYIEKPQGKPTLVRSSDKRLEWNTAKNDFMEENDYE from the coding sequence ATGGGTAAACACGCCATTCTATCCGCTTCCAGTGCTAACCGTTGGCTCCACTGCCCGCCGTCCGCCAGACTCTGCGAGAGCTACGACGATAAGGGCAGTGACTACGCCGCCGAAGGCACCGACGCCCACGCACTGTGCGAGTACAAACTCCGGAAGGCGCTGGGCATGGAAGCGACCGACCCGACCGAAAATCTGAGCTGGTACAACTCTGAAATGGAAGAATGTGCCACTGGCTATGCGGCCTATGTGCTCGAACAGGTGGAAGCGGCAAAGCAGACCTGCGCCGACCCGATTGTTCTCATCGAACAGCGGGTGGATTTCTCCCGCTGGGTGCAGGACGGTTTCGGCACTGCCGACTGCATCATTATTGCTGACGGAGTTCTCAACATTGTGGACTACAAGCACGGTAAGGGTGTTGAGGTCAGCGCCGTGGATAATCCGCAGATGATGCTCTACGCCCTTGGCGCTCTGGAGATTTTCGACGGCATCTACGACATCAATACCATTCGCATGACAATTTACCAGCCGCGTAAATCAAACATCAGCGTATATGAAATGCAAAAATCCGACCTGCTTGGGTGGGCGGATACGGAACTAACCGAAAAGGCTCAGCTGGCCTATGGCGGTCAGGGAGAGTTTCACTGCGGCGAATGGTGCCGATTCTGTAAGGCGAAAGCCGAGTGCAGAGAACGCGCCGCTGTCAATCTGGAGCTCGCCCAGTATGAGTTTCAGTCTCCCGCTCTCCTTGATGATGATGAAATTGCAGATATACTCGGCAGGCTTGACGCCCTGACCGCCTGGGCGGCTGATGTGAAGGAATATGCACTTCAGCAGGCAGTCAGCGGTACGTCGTTCCCCGGCTGGAAACTGGTTGAAGGTCGCTCTAATCGCAGGTACACAAACGAAACAGCTGTTGCCAGTGCTGTTGAAAGCATAGGCATTGACCCCTATGAGCACAAAGTGCTGGGCGTCACCGCCATGCAGAAACGGCTCGGCAAATCCCGCTTTGAGGAACTTCTTGCACCTTACATTGAAAAGCCGCAGGGCAAGCCGACGCTCGTACGGTCGAGCGACAAACGGCTTGAATGGAACACCGCAAAAAATGATTTTATGGAGGAAAATGATTATGAATAA
- a CDS encoding restriction endonuclease PLD domain-containing protein yields the protein MKLLYSNILPLGTEPEQTTITNCFCEQIADCSGVDIAVGYVSKASLEELDTLIFKYGIGYVNLVIGMYYVEGMPEGIYRTAIALDEKWRAAGVGEIRIVKAFKYHGKLYVFHKNGDVKSAIIGSANLGVIKIEANNRRQYEVSSLTTETSECQEILELVRKLQDNRCSANIADIIDMPIIREVNTSLTGVDTVTQVPQAEVVIYAHHKTEVSFILPIKVPAFDERHMDDGKHYTKSNLNVSYAAPRSARKSRDWYETQFTVNKSITLLPGYPKKNVAFYVITDDGYTFKAHTTSDGNKQFSAVGDELILGRWIKGRLAAAGLVSPVNDTQLDRDRRGMITKEMLAAYGCDTLVLTKTDQKMEDEDGSLLDVWFLSFESAKREEVDE from the coding sequence ATGAAATTGTTGTACTCAAATATCTTGCCATTAGGCACAGAACCAGAACAGACTACTATTACAAATTGTTTTTGTGAACAAATTGCAGACTGCAGTGGTGTGGATATTGCAGTAGGCTATGTTTCTAAGGCATCTCTTGAAGAGCTGGACACACTCATTTTTAAATATGGCATCGGATATGTCAATCTGGTTATAGGAATGTATTATGTCGAAGGTATGCCTGAAGGTATATATCGAACGGCGATAGCTCTTGATGAAAAATGGAGAGCTGCCGGCGTTGGTGAAATTCGTATTGTTAAAGCTTTTAAATATCACGGTAAACTCTATGTTTTTCATAAAAACGGGGATGTAAAGTCTGCCATTATAGGATCAGCCAATCTTGGGGTTATCAAAATTGAAGCAAATAACCGCAGACAGTATGAGGTGTCCAGCCTGACTACAGAAACCTCTGAATGTCAAGAAATTCTTGAGCTTGTCCGAAAGCTGCAGGACAACAGATGTTCTGCAAATATTGCAGATATTATTGATATGCCTATTATTCGTGAGGTTAACACGTCATTAACCGGCGTGGATACTGTAACTCAGGTTCCACAGGCTGAAGTTGTCATCTATGCCCATCATAAAACGGAAGTATCGTTTATCCTTCCGATAAAAGTCCCGGCATTTGATGAGCGCCATATGGACGATGGGAAGCACTATACCAAATCAAATTTGAATGTCAGCTATGCAGCTCCAAGAAGCGCAAGAAAATCACGTGATTGGTATGAGACACAGTTTACAGTAAACAAGAGCATTACTTTGCTTCCTGGGTACCCAAAAAAGAATGTAGCATTTTATGTTATTACCGATGATGGATACACATTCAAGGCTCATACTACGAGCGATGGCAATAAGCAGTTCAGTGCAGTTGGCGACGAACTTATACTCGGCCGCTGGATAAAAGGGCGGCTTGCTGCTGCGGGTTTGGTCAGCCCGGTAAATGACACACAGCTTGACCGTGACCGGCGAGGGATGATAACAAAAGAAATGCTGGCGGCGTATGGCTGTGATACTCTTGTGCTGACCAAGACGGATCAAAAGATGGAGGATGAGGACGGGAGTCTTCTTGATGTATGGTTCTTATCGTTTGAATCCGCAAAAAGAGAGGAGGTTGATGAATAA
- a CDS encoding DNA ligase yields MSQMSELAATIEELRSAAAAISDAADWLSEKFSGRPQTKDAPASPPEPELTLEQVRAVLADKSRAGFTAQIRSLLQKHGAAKLSEIDPSHYADLLKEAEGLENG; encoded by the coding sequence ATGAGCCAAATGAGCGAATTGGCAGCAACTATCGAAGAACTCCGCAGTGCTGCCGCTGCAATTTCGGATGCCGCTGACTGGCTGTCAGAAAAGTTCAGTGGAAGGCCGCAGACAAAAGATGCTCCCGCTTCTCCTCCTGAACCTGAACTGACGCTGGAGCAGGTCAGAGCCGTACTTGCGGACAAATCCCGTGCGGGCTTCACCGCTCAGATTCGCTCTCTGCTCCAAAAACACGGTGCGGCGAAACTGTCGGAGATTGACCCTTCGCATTACGCCGACCTGCTCAAAGAGGCGGAGGGCTTGGAAAATGGGTAA
- a CDS encoding DNA polymerase, with translation MKSLSIDIETYSSVNLAKSGVYRYVEAPDFEILLFGYSVDGSAVQVIDLACGEKIPADILNALTDESVTKWAFNAGFERVCLSRYIGLPTGEYIAPASWHCSMVWAATMGLPLSLEGVGAVLGLEKQKLTEGKELIKYFCQPCAPTKANGERTRNLPAHAPEKWSAFKKYNARDVETEMSIQARLAKYPVPDSTWEEYHLDQKINDRGVCLDMELVRQAIQMDGHSRSELTAAMKKLTELDNPNSVQQMKQWLAENGMETDTLGKKAVAELLKTAPPELAEVLALRQQLAKSSVKKYQAMENAVCADGRARGMFQFYGANRTGRWAGRLIQMQNLPQNHLEDLAEARALVRCGEFDALKMLYEDVPDTLSQLIRTAFVPQENRKFIVADFSAIEARVIAWLAGEQWRQDVFAKGGDIYCASASQMFKVPVEKHGINGHLRQKGKIAELALGYGGSVGALKAMGALEMGLQEDELPALVSAWRQSNPHIVKFWWAVDRAVMDAVIRKTTTKTHGIVFSARNGMLFVTLPSGRSLAYVKPRIGENKFGGDCITYEGIGGTKKWERLDSYGPKLVENIVQATSRDILCYAMQALRRCDIVMHIHDELVIEADTSVSLQAICEQMSRTPPWAKGLLLRADGYETDFYKKD, from the coding sequence ATGAAATCACTCAGTATCGATATTGAAACATATTCCAGTGTAAACCTTGCCAAATCAGGTGTTTACCGCTATGTCGAAGCACCGGATTTTGAAATTCTGCTGTTCGGCTATAGCGTGGACGGTAGTGCGGTGCAGGTCATCGACCTTGCCTGCGGTGAGAAAATCCCTGCGGATATCCTCAACGCACTTACAGATGAAAGCGTGACAAAATGGGCGTTCAACGCCGGCTTTGAAAGAGTGTGCCTGTCGCGGTATATCGGTTTGCCGACCGGCGAGTATATTGCCCCTGCTTCGTGGCACTGCTCGATGGTATGGGCGGCGACGATGGGCTTGCCGCTTTCACTGGAGGGCGTCGGCGCGGTGCTGGGGCTGGAAAAGCAAAAGCTCACCGAGGGCAAAGAACTCATCAAGTATTTCTGCCAGCCCTGCGCTCCGACAAAAGCCAATGGAGAACGCACCCGCAACCTGCCGGCTCACGCGCCGGAAAAGTGGTCGGCGTTCAAAAAATATAACGCCCGCGACGTGGAAACGGAAATGTCCATTCAGGCGAGGCTCGCAAAGTATCCGGTACCGGACAGCACTTGGGAGGAATATCATCTCGACCAAAAAATCAACGACCGCGGCGTCTGCTTGGATATGGAACTGGTGCGGCAGGCCATTCAAATGGACGGGCATTCCCGCTCCGAATTGACTGCGGCCATGAAAAAGCTGACTGAGCTGGATAATCCAAACTCGGTACAGCAGATGAAGCAGTGGCTTGCGGAAAACGGCATGGAAACGGACACGCTCGGCAAAAAGGCTGTGGCGGAGCTTTTGAAAACTGCGCCGCCAGAGCTTGCCGAGGTACTTGCTCTCCGTCAGCAGCTTGCGAAATCCTCCGTGAAAAAGTATCAGGCGATGGAAAACGCCGTCTGCGCCGACGGTCGTGCTCGCGGAATGTTCCAGTTTTACGGAGCCAACCGAACCGGCCGCTGGGCGGGCAGGCTTATTCAAATGCAAAACCTGCCGCAGAACCATCTGGAAGATTTGGCGGAAGCCCGCGCTCTTGTGCGATGCGGCGAATTCGATGCGCTAAAAATGCTCTACGAGGATGTGCCGGATACCCTTTCCCAGCTGATACGCACGGCATTCGTACCGCAGGAAAATCGAAAATTCATTGTGGCGGACTTCTCCGCGATTGAAGCCAGAGTCATTGCGTGGCTTGCCGGCGAGCAGTGGCGGCAGGACGTTTTCGCCAAAGGCGGCGACATCTACTGCGCTTCGGCGTCTCAGATGTTTAAGGTGCCTGTTGAGAAGCACGGCATCAACGGTCACCTGCGGCAAAAGGGCAAAATTGCAGAGCTGGCGCTGGGCTACGGTGGCAGCGTCGGTGCGCTCAAGGCTATGGGCGCTTTGGAGATGGGCCTTCAGGAGGATGAGCTTCCCGCTCTGGTTTCCGCATGGCGGCAATCCAATCCCCACATTGTGAAATTCTGGTGGGCGGTTGACCGTGCTGTGATGGACGCCGTTATCCGTAAAACCACCACGAAAACACACGGCATCGTATTCTCCGCCAGAAATGGAATGCTGTTTGTCACCCTGCCGTCTGGCAGGAGCCTTGCCTATGTGAAACCTCGCATCGGTGAAAACAAGTTCGGCGGCGACTGTATTACCTATGAAGGCATCGGCGGCACAAAGAAATGGGAACGGCTGGATTCCTACGGGCCAAAGCTCGTGGAAAACATCGTCCAAGCGACCTCCCGCGATATCCTCTGCTACGCCATGCAGGCCCTTCGCCGCTGTGATATTGTCATGCACATCCATGACGAACTGGTCATCGAAGCTGATACGAGTGTTTCTTTGCAAGCCATCTGCGAACAAATGAGCCGAACGCCGCCGTGGGCAAAGGGGCTGCTGCTCCGCGCTGATGGATACGAAACGGATTTCTATAAAAAAGATTGA
- a CDS encoding VRR-NUC domain-containing protein, with protein sequence MREKEIEKKLILAVKQAGGIAPKFTSPGFDGMPDRIVLLPGGHIGFVEVKAPGEKPRPLQLARHEMLRRLGFQVYLLDSIEQIGGVIDEILST encoded by the coding sequence ATGAGAGAAAAAGAAATTGAAAAGAAGCTGATTCTGGCGGTCAAACAGGCTGGCGGAATCGCGCCGAAGTTCACCTCACCCGGTTTCGATGGTATGCCAGACCGCATTGTACTTTTACCGGGCGGTCATATCGGCTTTGTGGAAGTCAAGGCTCCCGGAGAAAAGCCGCGTCCGTTACAGCTGGCAAGGCATGAGATGTTAAGGCGATTAGGATTTCAAGTTTATCTCCTTGACAGTATCGAGCAGATCGGAGGTGTGATTGATGAAATACTCTCCACATGA
- a CDS encoding virulence-associated E family protein, with product MRELNIAYGNNRQAKRWVNKTIRFDDLKERLKVTIRTTESAEEYAKMSRAQRDTAKDHGGFVAGVLKGGRRKVDTVESRSMAALDGDRIDKAFLNDYETICPYTSALYTTHSSTEENPRVRLVFPLTRDVTPEEFVAVSRYLAQMLGIDYFDECSYQPNQLMYWPSTPANGSFVYKETNSGWLDPDAILAKHPEWIDPTRLPTSSRESKANAITRQKVQDPLTKEGVVGLFNRAYYPIAKALEVFLSDVYEPTDNENRWHLIESSSMAGVEIKEEKFVYSHHAKDPAYLKLCNAFDIVRIHKFGDLEEKAAYKAMCNFAMQQDEVKLLAASEKMADAETDFSGSEDTDWQKRFQYEPRSTVLKNNLHNITLILQNDPQLQNIVFNQQLDGMEIKGPVPWQHPSKYWRDADDAQLISYVDSHYGTFSQRNYQIAVTKVADDRSYHPIREYLAALPEWDGISRVDTLLIDYLGAQDNTYVRAVTRKTLCAAVRRVQEPGVKFDTMLVLNGPQGIGKSTLISRLAGEWFSDSLNLSDTKDKTAAEKLQGYWILEIGELAGLRKAEVETLRSFLSRQNDIYRAAFGRRATPHPRQCIFFGTTNAESGYLRDTTGNRRFWPVKTPGGGAKHSWELTDEDIRQIWAEVLVLVKDGEKLHLAPEMETLAKEEQREALESDEREGLVREYLETLLPEDWESMDIFDRRSFLAGVNNIGRVGTVARTRVCNMEIWCELFGKDQGSLGRAESNNLTAMLTKLGWVRKEKKERVKPYGAQFVFVPGDVPD from the coding sequence ATGCGTGAATTAAACATCGCCTACGGCAACAACCGGCAGGCAAAGAGATGGGTAAACAAGACCATAAGGTTTGACGATTTGAAGGAACGGCTCAAAGTGACCATCCGCACCACCGAGTCCGCTGAGGAATATGCGAAGATGAGCCGCGCCCAGCGTGACACCGCCAAAGACCACGGCGGCTTTGTGGCTGGCGTGCTGAAGGGCGGCAGACGAAAGGTCGATACCGTGGAGAGCCGCTCGATGGCGGCGCTTGACGGCGACCGCATTGATAAAGCTTTCCTTAATGATTACGAAACAATCTGCCCTTATACATCCGCACTGTACACCACCCACAGCAGCACGGAGGAAAATCCCCGTGTCCGGCTGGTGTTCCCGCTGACCAGGGATGTGACACCGGAAGAGTTTGTGGCGGTATCCCGCTACCTCGCTCAGATGCTGGGCATCGACTATTTTGACGAATGCTCCTACCAGCCCAATCAGCTGATGTACTGGCCTTCCACGCCGGCTAACGGCTCCTTTGTGTATAAAGAGACGAACAGCGGCTGGCTTGACCCCGATGCGATCCTCGCAAAGCATCCGGAATGGATTGACCCCACAAGACTGCCCACCTCTTCCAGAGAAAGCAAGGCGAATGCCATCACCCGGCAGAAGGTGCAGGATCCTCTGACAAAGGAAGGTGTTGTAGGGCTGTTCAACCGCGCCTATTATCCCATCGCAAAGGCACTGGAGGTATTCCTATCCGATGTATATGAGCCGACCGATAACGAGAACCGCTGGCATTTGATTGAATCCAGCAGTATGGCCGGTGTGGAGATCAAGGAGGAGAAGTTCGTCTACAGCCACCATGCCAAGGACCCTGCATACCTCAAGCTGTGTAACGCATTTGATATCGTCCGCATTCATAAATTCGGCGATTTAGAGGAAAAGGCGGCTTACAAGGCAATGTGCAACTTCGCCATGCAGCAGGATGAAGTGAAGCTGCTGGCGGCAAGCGAAAAAATGGCGGATGCCGAGACGGATTTCTCCGGCAGCGAGGATACCGACTGGCAGAAGCGTTTTCAGTACGAACCTCGCTCCACGGTGCTGAAGAACAATCTCCACAACATCACGCTGATCCTCCAGAACGACCCGCAGCTCCAGAATATCGTATTCAACCAACAGTTGGACGGCATGGAGATTAAAGGCCCTGTCCCATGGCAGCATCCGTCTAAATATTGGCGGGATGCCGACGATGCCCAGCTGATCAGCTATGTGGATTCTCATTACGGTACATTTTCACAGCGCAACTACCAAATTGCCGTAACCAAGGTGGCGGACGACCGCTCCTATCATCCCATTCGGGAGTATCTGGCGGCTTTGCCGGAGTGGGACGGCATTTCCCGTGTGGATACGCTTCTTATCGACTATCTGGGCGCACAAGACAACACCTATGTCCGCGCCGTAACGCGCAAGACTCTGTGTGCCGCCGTGCGCCGTGTGCAGGAGCCGGGCGTGAAGTTCGATACCATGCTGGTCTTGAACGGTCCTCAGGGCATCGGCAAGTCTACCCTTATCTCCCGCCTTGCCGGCGAGTGGTTCTCTGACAGTTTGAATCTGAGCGATACCAAGGACAAGACCGCCGCCGAGAAGCTACAAGGCTATTGGATTCTGGAGATCGGCGAGCTGGCAGGTCTGCGCAAAGCGGAAGTGGAGACGCTGCGTTCCTTCCTTTCCCGGCAGAACGATATCTACCGCGCCGCATTCGGCAGACGGGCGACGCCGCATCCGAGGCAGTGCATTTTCTTCGGCACTACCAACGCTGAATCCGGATATCTGCGGGACACCACTGGCAACCGCCGGTTCTGGCCTGTCAAAACGCCGGGCGGCGGCGCAAAGCACTCCTGGGAACTCACCGATGAGGATATCCGCCAGATCTGGGCGGAGGTGCTGGTGCTTGTAAAGGACGGCGAAAAGCTGCATCTCGCTCCCGAAATGGAGACACTCGCCAAGGAAGAACAGCGGGAGGCTCTGGAATCCGATGAACGGGAAGGCTTAGTGCGCGAGTATCTTGAAACCCTTCTGCCGGAGGATTGGGAGAGTATGGATATTTTTGACCGCCGGTCCTTCCTCGCCGGAGTGAATAATATCGGCCGTGTGGGCACGGTCGCCAGAACACGGGTCTGCAACATGGAAATCTGGTGTGAGCTTTTCGGGAAGGATCAGGGCAGCCTTGGCCGTGCCGAATCCAACAACCTCACAGCCATGCTGACCAAACTCGGCTGGGTGCGCAAGGAGAAAAAGGAGCGCGTCAAGCCATACGGAGCGCAGTTCGTCTTTGTTCCCGGCGATGTTCCTGACTGA
- a CDS encoding AAA family ATPase — MAEKIKSEIIRIDLTDASYKDSHAFIEPTYINFLFGNNGTGKSTIAKAIKSGAGVTYAPGRTQADYLPLVYNQEFIDDNFHSYRNLKGVFTLNAKNAETQRQIDEVTEERSNVKKRLTEATDKRVKTETAKDKLHKDFLKECWERGKAIREEFPATMSGKGRSDPFVREIMKHAPADMDLEELRRLYESAYSETAKHYQRFNTVADSTGIDTVEGKDILVRSIVNSADTELAGFLRDIGATEWMRQGHDAYSHDANGRCPYCGIELPADFEQTFIASFDNRYQDNLRLLSEFQVRYKKSANDLFVPLQTMPSELYPKIDLKSYTDKLAVLKAAIQSNIEAIKTKIDNPASTVTLMETRPILEELSDIIDGFNKMIDANNAVVAAGPTKRTECADAVFSLLAFMLRDVITAYRKEDADKQAELDALDTEISTYNTALGEIKTQLKTLRGKTVETDTAKDSINQMLRDSGMRGFSLQPKAGADNVYEVRRPDGTIADNLSEGEKNFIAFLYFYHLVHGSDSAEGEIREKIVVIDDPVSSMDSGSLFIVSTLVRQMIEICRNNADNRNKTAEGNFIKQIFILTHNAYFHREVSYSYVTKYDYVSFYLIRKIGTKSTIRMCDDVNPKVPTERMNINPVKNSYAALWDEYKELKSAVPLMNVIRRILEYYFLQLCGYEGSKLRQVILVQGKAEGRFKDAAGNDDEEKFQLASAMLAYINASTIGMSDGKDFVEDCLNADECRNIFEMIFDAMEQKQHYDMMMGNQ, encoded by the coding sequence GTGGCTGAAAAAATCAAATCAGAAATTATCCGCATTGATTTGACGGATGCAAGCTATAAGGACAGTCATGCCTTCATTGAACCGACATATATTAATTTCTTGTTTGGAAACAATGGCACAGGTAAGTCCACTATAGCCAAAGCCATAAAAAGCGGTGCAGGTGTGACATATGCCCCGGGAAGAACACAGGCAGATTATTTACCGCTGGTTTATAACCAAGAGTTCATTGATGATAATTTTCACAGTTATCGCAACTTGAAAGGTGTGTTCACCCTTAACGCGAAAAATGCTGAAACCCAGAGACAAATTGATGAAGTCACTGAAGAACGTTCCAATGTGAAAAAACGGTTGACTGAGGCAACAGACAAGCGTGTAAAAACTGAAACGGCCAAGGATAAACTGCACAAGGATTTTCTTAAGGAGTGCTGGGAACGCGGCAAAGCTATCCGAGAGGAGTTCCCTGCAACAATGAGCGGCAAAGGACGTTCTGACCCATTTGTACGGGAAATTATGAAGCACGCGCCGGCAGATATGGATTTGGAGGAATTGCGCAGGCTGTATGAATCTGCTTATTCTGAAACCGCAAAGCACTACCAGAGATTTAATACCGTTGCAGATTCTACCGGTATTGACACTGTAGAAGGAAAAGATATACTTGTCAGGTCAATCGTAAACAGTGCGGATACAGAACTTGCCGGATTTCTTCGCGACATCGGAGCAACAGAATGGATGCGGCAGGGCCACGATGCCTATTCTCATGATGCCAATGGAAGATGTCCATATTGCGGCATTGAACTTCCCGCGGATTTCGAGCAGACCTTCATAGCCAGCTTTGATAACAGATATCAAGACAATCTGCGGCTTTTGTCTGAATTCCAGGTCCGTTATAAAAAGTCAGCTAATGATTTATTTGTGCCCTTGCAGACGATGCCGAGTGAACTCTATCCCAAAATCGATCTCAAATCATACACTGACAAACTGGCTGTTTTAAAGGCTGCAATCCAATCCAACATTGAAGCTATAAAAACTAAAATAGATAACCCGGCCTCTACAGTAACGCTTATGGAAACCCGCCCAATTCTTGAGGAATTATCTGATATCATCGATGGTTTTAACAAAATGATCGATGCAAACAACGCTGTCGTGGCTGCTGGCCCGACTAAGCGAACGGAATGTGCCGATGCTGTATTCAGCCTGCTCGCTTTTATGCTGAGGGATGTTATTACGGCCTACAGAAAAGAAGATGCTGATAAGCAGGCCGAACTCGACGCTCTTGACACTGAGATTTCAACATACAACACAGCATTGGGGGAAATCAAAACACAACTAAAAACACTCCGCGGCAAAACGGTAGAAACTGACACTGCCAAGGACAGCATAAACCAGATGCTTCGTGATTCAGGAATGCGAGGATTCAGCCTTCAGCCAAAAGCTGGAGCTGATAATGTATATGAGGTGAGACGCCCTGATGGCACCATAGCGGATAATTTAAGCGAAGGCGAAAAGAACTTTATTGCATTTCTATATTTTTATCATTTGGTGCATGGCAGCGACTCAGCGGAGGGCGAAATCAGGGAGAAAATTGTTGTTATTGATGACCCTGTTTCCAGTATGGACAGCGGCTCCCTGTTTATCGTCAGCACCCTTGTGCGTCAGATGATTGAGATTTGCAGGAACAATGCAGATAACCGAAATAAGACTGCTGAAGGTAATTTTATCAAGCAGATTTTCATTCTTACCCACAATGCTTACTTTCATCGAGAAGTTTCCTACAGCTATGTGACGAAATATGACTATGTATCATTTTACCTGATTCGAAAGATCGGAACCAAATCTACGATAAGGATGTGCGATGATGTTAACCCCAAAGTTCCAACAGAGCGCATGAATATAAACCCTGTCAAAAATTCCTATGCTGCTCTTTGGGATGAGTATAAAGAGTTAAAATCTGCAGTTCCATTGATGAATGTCATTCGCCGCATTCTGGAATACTATTTCCTTCAGCTTTGTGGATATGAAGGCTCAAAATTGCGGCAGGTGATTTTGGTTCAAGGTAAAGCTGAAGGACGCTTTAAGGATGCTGCCGGCAACGATGATGAAGAGAAGTTTCAGCTTGCCTCTGCAATGCTGGCATACATTAACGCAAGCACTATTGGCATGAGTGACGGCAAGGATTTTGTAGAGGATTGTCTGAATGCCGATGAGTGCAGAAATATTTTTGAAATGATATTTGATGCTATGGAGCAAAAGCAGCACTATGATATGATGATGGGAAATCAGTAA
- a CDS encoding DUF4406 domain-containing protein, with amino-acid sequence MSINKFNSEGYYDPTTYEALSLIEKEERALRAFRPIVYICSPFSGAVDENIAAAQRYSRFAVDNGCIPVAPHLLFPQFLDDNNPTERQLGLFFGTAIMSKCAEVWVFGSTISAGMEAEIKRAKWKDYRLRYFTENCKEVTDYA; translated from the coding sequence ATGAGTATAAACAAGTTTAACAGCGAGGGCTATTACGACCCGACCACCTATGAAGCCCTGTCTCTGATTGAAAAGGAGGAACGCGCACTGCGGGCTTTTCGGCCGATTGTCTACATATGCTCTCCGTTTTCTGGGGCTGTGGACGAGAATATTGCGGCGGCGCAGCGCTACAGCCGTTTTGCCGTGGACAATGGCTGCATACCCGTCGCGCCACACCTGTTGTTTCCGCAATTTCTTGATGACAACAATCCCACGGAACGCCAGCTTGGGCTATTCTTCGGCACCGCCATCATGAGCAAATGCGCCGAGGTGTGGGTATTTGGCAGCACCATCTCAGCCGGTATGGAGGCTGAAATCAAGCGTGCCAAGTGGAAAGATTACCGCTTGCGCTATTTTACAGAAAACTGCAAGGAGGTAACCGATTATGCGTGA
- a CDS encoding DUF2815 family protein: protein MNNSTMKVNNPMKVITGPDTRWSYANVWEPKSINGGTPKYSVSLIIPKSDTKTLAKIKAAIEAAYHEGEAKLKGNGKSVPPLAVLKTPLRDGDTERPDDEAYANAYFINANATTAPGIVDADRNPILTRSEVYSGVYGRASISFYAFNSNGNKGIACGLNNLQKIRDGEPLGGKASAESDFATDDDDDFLN from the coding sequence ATGAATAACAGCACTATGAAGGTCAACAACCCGATGAAGGTCATCACCGGCCCCGATACCCGCTGGTCTTACGCCAACGTCTGGGAGCCGAAGTCTATCAATGGCGGCACGCCGAAATACAGCGTCAGCCTGATTATCCCCAAGTCCGACACCAAGACGCTCGCCAAAATCAAGGCGGCTATTGAGGCGGCATACCACGAGGGCGAAGCAAAGCTCAAGGGCAACGGTAAATCTGTGCCTCCGCTGGCGGTTCTCAAAACCCCGCTGCGCGACGGCGACACCGAACGCCCCGATGATGAAGCCTACGCCAACGCCTACTTCATCAACGCCAACGCGACCACTGCTCCCGGCATTGTGGACGCCGACCGCAATCCGATTCTGACCCGTTCGGAGGTTTACTCCGGCGTGTACGGCAGGGCAAGCATCAGTTTCTATGCTTTCAATTCCAATGGCAATAAAGGCATCGCCTGTGGGCTCAATAACCTGCAGAAAATCCGCGACGGGGAGCCTCTCGGCGGCAAGGCAAGCGCGGAGTCCGACTTTGCCACCGATGATGACGACGATTTTTTGAACTGA